The Neobacillus sp. PS3-34 genome has a window encoding:
- the gpmA gene encoding 2,3-diphosphoglycerate-dependent phosphoglycerate mutase, with protein sequence MKKIVFIRHGLSQYNVENRFTGWKDIDLTDQGYNEAREAALVLKKHGFIFDTAHTSVLKRAIRTLWIILHEMDLMWIPVLKSWRLNERHYGALQGLNKNEVISKYGEEQVNIWRRSASIRPPEIYQEDHIFDQSDPKYKGIGAENIPLAESLEDTEKRAIIYWNEQIVPSLILNQRIIISAHGNTLRALVKYLDNIPPDGVISLNIPNSIPLVYEMDENLKPLRHYYLCQEGERSDDTMPLNQDLNDPDYCDWLG encoded by the coding sequence TTGAAGAAAATTGTCTTTATTAGGCACGGACTTAGCCAATACAATGTAGAAAATCGATTCACAGGATGGAAAGATATAGACCTTACAGATCAAGGCTATAATGAGGCAAGAGAAGCTGCTTTAGTATTAAAAAAACATGGTTTTATCTTTGATACTGCCCATACTTCTGTTCTAAAACGAGCGATTAGAACACTGTGGATTATACTTCATGAAATGGATTTGATGTGGATTCCTGTACTTAAATCCTGGCGATTAAATGAGAGGCATTATGGTGCACTGCAAGGATTGAATAAAAACGAGGTAATTTCAAAATATGGTGAAGAACAAGTAAATATATGGAGAAGATCTGCAAGTATCCGGCCTCCTGAAATTTATCAAGAAGATCATATTTTTGATCAATCAGACCCTAAATATAAAGGAATTGGAGCAGAAAATATTCCACTCGCCGAGAGTCTTGAAGACACCGAAAAACGGGCGATCATATATTGGAATGAACAAATTGTCCCTAGCTTAATACTAAATCAGCGTATCATCATCTCTGCACACGGCAATACGTTACGGGCACTTGTTAAATACTTGGACAATATTCCCCCTGATGGTGTGATAAGTTTAAATATCCCTAACAGTATTCCGCTAGTTTATGAAATGGATGAAAACCTAAAACCGCTTCGGCACTACTATCTTTGTCAGGAAGGCGAAAGGAGTGACGATACCATGCCGCTTAATCAGGATTTGAATGATCCAGATTACTGTGATTGGCTAGGATGA
- a CDS encoding DUF2533 family protein, whose translation MGVQKELAQHAEKQNRSYQVFLELDEIRENYIEEAVELCKQGQPFTTEKINEVTNKINKINLRFIPTRKNVTVEMVEEYVKSQK comes from the coding sequence ATGGGTGTTCAAAAAGAATTAGCACAACATGCTGAAAAACAAAATAGAAGTTATCAAGTATTTTTAGAGTTGGATGAAATACGTGAAAACTATATTGAAGAAGCTGTCGAATTATGCAAACAAGGTCAGCCTTTTACAACAGAAAAAATAAATGAAGTGACCAATAAGATCAACAAAATTAATTTGCGATTTATTCCAACCAGAAAAAATGTAACGGTTGAAATGGTTGAGGAGTACGTAAAATCACAAAAATAA